The nucleotide sequence CGGCGCGCGCACGCTGTTTTTCGCGGGCGTGAACACCGATCAGTGCGTGATGAATACGCTCACCGACGCCAACTTCCTGGGCTACGGCTGCGTGATGCTGACCGATTGCTGCGCGACATCGTCGCCCGCGTTCTGCACGGAAGCGAGCATCTGGAACGTGAAGAAGTGCTATGGCTTCGTCGCGGATTCGCTGCAATTCGCCGATGCGTTGAAGGGAGCCGCACGATGAGCGCCTTCGTTCCCGGTCCGCGTCTGCACGTCGAGGCGAGCGCGCACGGCCCGCTCGACGGCTTGCGCTTCGCCGTCAAGGATCTGATCGATGTAGCCGGCGTCACGACGGGCGGCGGCAATCCCGACTGGCTCGCCACGCACGCGCCCGCCGCGCGCCATGCGCCGTGTGTCGCGAAGCTGCTTGCTGCGGGCGCATCGGTGGACGGCAAGACCATCACCGATGAACTCGCCTACAGCCTCGAAGGCGTGAACGCGCATTACGGCACGCCGTTGAATCCGCGCTGGCCGTATGCGTTGCCGGGCGGATCGTCGAGCGGGTCGGCTTCGGCGGTTGCGAGCGGCGAAGTGGACTTCGCGCTCGGCACCGATACCGGCGGCTCGGTCCGCGTGCCCGCCGCGTTCTGCGGACTATGGGGCATTCGTACGACGCATGATGACGCCGCGCTCGAAGGCGTGCTGCCGTTCGCGCCGTGCTTCGATACGGTCGGCTGGTTCGCGCGCTCGGGCGCGTTGCTCGCGCGCGTGGCCGACGTGATGTTCGCGGACGCGCCCGCCGTCGATGTGCCCGCGTCGTTCGTGCGCTTCAAGGAAGCGTTCGATACGCGCGCGCTCACCGAACCGGACGATGCAGATCGTCTGCGCGAATGGTCGCCATCGACAGATGCGATCGAGATCTTCGCGGGCGATCGTGCAAGCTGGCTGAACGTGTATCAGCACTTGCAGGACGACGCGATCCGCGCGTCGCTCGGCGCATGGATCGATGCGAATGCGCCGCGCTTTGCTGCGGACATCGCCACGCGCTTCGCACGCATGAAATCGCTCGACGATGCCGAAGTCGAACGCTGCCGCGTCATGCGAACGGCGCTTGCCGCGCGTGTCGAAAACATCGTGAATCAGGCGCTTATCGTGTTGCCGACAACGCCTCGCGCGCTGCTCGCCATCGACGAATCGGCGGATGCCATCGGTACGTTTTATCGCGATGCGCTCACGATGAACGCCGTCGCCGCGTTCGCCGGTCTGCCGCAAGTCACGGTGCCGGTCGCGAACGAAACCGATGGGCCGCTCGCGCTTTCGTTCATCGGTCCGCGCGGCAGTGATCGCGCGTTGATTGCGCGCGTGCGTCAACTCTTCCCCACTCTTTCTTGAGCATGAACGCCATGTCCTCTTCTTCCGACGCCGCGCTCGACAC is from Caballeronia insecticola and encodes:
- a CDS encoding amidase is translated as MSAFVPGPRLHVEASAHGPLDGLRFAVKDLIDVAGVTTGGGNPDWLATHAPAARHAPCVAKLLAAGASVDGKTITDELAYSLEGVNAHYGTPLNPRWPYALPGGSSSGSASAVASGEVDFALGTDTGGSVRVPAAFCGLWGIRTTHDDAALEGVLPFAPCFDTVGWFARSGALLARVADVMFADAPAVDVPASFVRFKEAFDTRALTEPDDADRLREWSPSTDAIEIFAGDRASWLNVYQHLQDDAIRASLGAWIDANAPRFAADIATRFARMKSLDDAEVERCRVMRTALAARVENIVNQALIVLPTTPRALLAIDESADAIGTFYRDALTMNAVAAFAGLPQVTVPVANETDGPLALSFIGPRGSDRALIARVRQLFPTLS